In Deltaproteobacteria bacterium, the genomic window TTCGTGCGAGCTGCCTTGAGCTGATTCGACGTGTGGAAATCGCAGGAGAGCCGGTGGACATCAAGCGACGGGGCAAGGTTGTCGCCCGGCTTACACGAGCACCGAAGGTGGGCAAGGCCGCGCCCAAGGCGTGGGAGGTGCTTCGAGGTTCCGGAGAACTGAAGGCTGAACCAGAAGAATCAGTGATTGACGAAGCGGAGTTCGAGGTCTCTCGGTGAGAATTCTGCTGGACACGCACGTTTGGCTCTGGTGGCTGCTCGGCTCCGACCGGCTTGCGACCCGCGAGCGTCGCGCACTGGACCGACTGGCGTCGCGCGCGCAGCTGCGTTTGGCCGCGGTAAGCCTCTGGGAGGCACAGATGCTGTACGCGAAGGGACGGCTCACGCTGGACCGGCCATTCGACGTCTGGATCCGAGAGGCGGCGGGTGCCGCTGTAATCGAAATCGCTCCGCTCGACGTCGAAATCGTGATCGCCCTCAACGGTCTCCCTGCTTCCTTCCATGGCGACCCGGCGGATCGGCTGATTGTCGCTACCGCTCGCGCGCACTGCATTCCTCTTGCAACCTACGACAGAGTGATCCGAAAGAGCCGGGCAGCCATCATCTGGAACATCCGCTGAGTGGAGCCGTCGTGCGCATGAGCGGCCCGGCGCACGACCGCCCGCGAGGAGGTTCGGGCTTCATGCCGATCCGCTCCGTGCGCGGGTTCGGCGTTACTTCACGTGGCGAGCGGCGTCGAGGGCGAGGCACGTAATGAAGCCTGCACCAGCCA contains:
- a CDS encoding type II toxin-antitoxin system VapC family toxin gives rise to the protein MRILLDTHVWLWWLLGSDRLATRERRALDRLASRAQLRLAAVSLWEAQMLYAKGRLTLDRPFDVWIREAAGAAVIEIAPLDVEIVIALNGLPASFHGDPADRLIVATARAHCIPLATYDRVIRKSRAAIIWNIR
- a CDS encoding prevent-host-death protein: MDISVTQFRASCLELIRRVEIAGEPVDIKRRGKVVARLTRAPKVGKAAPKAWEVLRGSGELKAEPEESVIDEAEFEVSR